One stretch of Miscanthus floridulus cultivar M001 chromosome 18, ASM1932011v1, whole genome shotgun sequence DNA includes these proteins:
- the LOC136521230 gene encoding L-ascorbate oxidase-like — MRLPLLALVCCAVMAWQHCAAEAAKARHFKWEISNMFWSPDCEEKVVIGINGQFPGPTIRARAGDTIHVQLKNALHTEGVVIHWHGIRQIGTPWADGTAAISQCAINPEETFTYRFVVDKPGTYFYHGHYGMQRAAGLYGSLIVDVAEGEEEPFKYDGELNLLLSDWYHESIHTQMVALSSKPFRWIGEPQSLLINGRGQLNCSLAAAHTPGVNQCAAAVNRQCALVVFPVQPNKTYRLRVASTTSLASLNLAIGNHKLTVVEADGNYVDPFVVDDIDLYSGDSYSVLLTTDQDTSSNYWVSVGVRGRQPKTAPALAVLNYRPNRASKLPAVAPPVTPAWDDYDHSKAFTYRIRARAGTAPPPPTADRRIELLNTQNRMDGHIKWSINNASMVLPATPYLGSLKMGLKSTLAATRPAETFSRGYDVTLPPPNPNTTVGDNVYVLAHNTTVDVVLQNANALSRNVSEVHPWHLHGHDFWVLGYGDGAYRGDAADEARLNLRDPPLRNTVVIFPYGWTLLRFVADNPGVWAFHCHIEPHLHMGMGVIFAEAVDLVGKVPNEAVSCGATATALMAGGHL, encoded by the exons ATGAGGCTTCCTCTGCTGGCCCTGGTGTGCTGCGCCGTGATGGCGTGGCAGCATTGCGCGGCGGAGGCGGCCAAGGCCCGGCACTTCAAGTGGGAGATCAGCAACATGTTCTGGTCTCCCGACTGCGAGGAGAAGGTGGTGATCGGCATCAACGGGCAGTTCCCGGGCCCAACGATCCGCGCCAGAGCCGGCGACACCATCCATGTCCAGCTCAAGAACGCGCTCCACACCGAGGGCGTCGTCATCCACTGGCACGGCATCAGACAG ATCGGAACGCCATGGGCGGACGGCACGGCAGCGATCTCCCAGTGCGCCATCAACCCTGAAGAAACCTTCACCTACCGCTTCGTCGTCGACAAG CCGGGGACGTACTTCTACCACGGGCACTACGGGATGCAGAGGGCGGCAGGGCTGTACGGGTCGCTGATCGTGGACGTGGCTGAAGGGGAGGAGGAGCCGTTCAAGTACGACGGCGAGCTCAACCTGCTGCTCAGCGACTGGTACCACGAGAGCATCCACACCCAGATGGTCGCCCTCTCGTCCAAGCCCTTCAGGTGGATCGGCGAGCCACAG TCGCTGCTGATCAACGGGAGAGGCCAGCTCAACTGCTCGCTGGCCGCAGCGCACACGCCGGGGGTCAATCAGTGCGCCGCCGCCGTCAACAGGCAGTGCGCGCTGGTGGTATTCCCCGTGCAGCCGAACAAGACCTACAGGCTCAGGGTGGCCAGCACCACCTCGCTCGCGTCTCTCAACCTCGCCATCGGG AATCACAAACTGACGGTGGTGGAGGCCGACGGCAACTACGTGGATCCATTCGTCGTCGACGACATCGACCTCTACTCCGGCGACAGCTACTCCGTCCTCCTGACGACGGACCAGGACACGTCCTCCAACTACTGGGTCAGCGTCGGCGTGCGCGGCCGGCAGCCCAAGACGGCGCCGGCGCTGGCGGTGCTCAACTACCGCCCCAACCGCGCGTCCAAGCTGCCAGCCGTCGCGCCACCGGTCACCCCGGCGTGGGACGACTACGACCACAGCAAGGCGTTCACGTACAGGATCCGCGCGCGCGCCGGGACGGCCCCACCGCCGCCGACGGCGGACCGCCGCATCGAGCTGCTCAACACGCAGAACCGGATGGACGGGCACATCAAGTGGTCCATCAACAACGCGTCCATGGTGCTGCCCGCCACGCCGTACCTGGGCTCCCTCAAGATGGGGCTCAAGTCCACGCTGGCGGCGACGCGCCCGGCGGAGACGTTCAGCCGAGGCTACGACGTCACGCTGCCGCCGCCGAACCCGAACACGACGGTCGGGGACAACGTGTACGTGCTGGCGCACAACACCACCGTGGACGTGGTGCTCCAGAACGCCAACGCGCTGTCGCGCAACGTGAGCGAGGTGCACCCGTGGCACCTCCACGGGCACGACTTCTGGGTGTTGGGCTATGGCGACGGTGCCTACCGCGGTGACGCCGCCGACGAAGCGCGGCTCAACCTCCGGGACCCGCCGCTGCGGAACACGGTGGTGATCTTTCCGTACGGGTGGACGCTGCTCCGGTTCGTGGCGGACAACCCGGGCGTGTGGGCGTTCCACTGCCATATCGAGCCGCACCTCCACATGGGCATGGGCGTCATCTTCGCCGAGGCTGTGGACCTCGTCGGCAAGGTGCCCAACGAGGCCGTGTCCTGCGGCGCCACGGCCACCGCGCTCATGGCCGGCGGCCACCTGTGA